The following proteins are encoded in a genomic region of Populus trichocarpa isolate Nisqually-1 chromosome 13, P.trichocarpa_v4.1, whole genome shotgun sequence:
- the LOC18104319 gene encoding putative 12-oxophytodienoate reductase 11, with the protein METKMHQEEEKSNNHAVAAPLLTPYKMGKFNLSHRIVLAPLTRQRSYNNVPQPHAILYYSQRTTEGGLLIAEATGVSDTAQGYPNTPGIWTKEQVEAWKPIVDAVHAKGGIFFCQLWHVGRVSNRDFQPNGQAPISCTDKPLAPQIRANGIDAVDFTTPRRLRTDEIPHVVNDFRIAARNAMEAGFDGVEIHGAHGYLIDQFMKDQVNDRTDQYGGSLENRCRFALEVVGAVVDEIGADRVGIRLSPYANYGQAGDSNPGALGLYMVESLNKYGILFCHMVEPRMKTVGERVESPHSLLPMRKAFNGTFIVAGGYDREEGNKAVAENYSDLVAYGRVFLANPDLPRRFELDAPLNKYDRGTFYTTDPVIGYTDYPFLESTA; encoded by the exons ATGGAAACCaaaatgcatcaagaagaagagaagtCCAACAATCATGCAGTGGCTGCTCCTCTTCTCACCCCTTACAAAATGGGAAAGTTCAATCTTTCTCATAG AATAGTACTGGCACCATTGACTAGACAGAGATCATATAACAATGTTCCCCAGCCGCATGCAATCTTGTATTATTCTCAGAGAACCACCGAAGGAGGTCTTCTCATAGCTGAAGCTACCGGAGTTTCTGACACAGCTCaagg GTATCCAAATACTCCTGGTATTTGGACTAAAGAGCAAGTTGAGGCATGGAAACCCATTGTAGATGCTGTTCATGCCAAAGGTGGCATATTCTTTTGTCAACTTTGGCATGTTGGAAGGGTTTCAAATCGAG ATTTCCAGCCAAATGGGCAAGCTCCAATCTCATGCACAGACAAGCCACTAGCCCCTCAAATTCGAGCTAATGGAATTGATGCTGTAGATTTCACCACTCCAAGGCGACTAAGAACAGATGAAATTCCTCATGTTGTCAATGACTTTAGAATTGCTGCAAGGAATGCTATGGAAGCTG GTTTTGATGGAGTTGAGATCCATGGGGCTCATGGTTACTTAATTGACCAGTTCATGAAGGATCAAGTTAACGATCGAACCGACCAATATGGTGGATCTCTAGAGAACCGCTGCCGATTTGCCTTAGAAGTGGTTGGAGCTGTAGTCGATGAGATAGGAGCTGATAGAGTTGGAATAAGACTGTCTCCCTATGCAAATTACGGACAAGCAGGAGACTCAAATCCAGGAGCTTTGGGTCTGTATATGGTTGAATCCTTGAATAAATATGGGATTCTCTTCTGCCATATGGTTGAGCCAAGAATGAAGACGGTGGGGGAAAGAGTTGAATCCCCGCACAGTCTTCTACCCATGAGAAAGGCTTTCAATGGCACTTTCATTGTTGCTGGAGGCTATGATAGGGAAGAAGGAAACAAAGCTGTTGCAGAGAACTATTCAGATCTTGTTGCTTATGGCCGTGTGTTCTTGGCCAATCCAGATTTGCCGAGAAGATTTGAGCTTGATGCACCACTAAACAAGTACGATCGCGGCACATTCTATACAACAGATCCTGTCATTGGTTATACTGATTATCCCTTTCTTGAATCCACTGCTTAA